A single Watersipora subatra chromosome 7, tzWatSuba1.1, whole genome shotgun sequence DNA region contains:
- the LOC137400950 gene encoding uncharacterized protein, with translation MHAYTQINIWGFAGGAPWQNSGGGGNYQCMVYDAEYNCHNSVSTTGFVAGGEYDTFSVGVFSSSAHKQNTPCAICHATTRSSTIMVPGKRSCPDNEWTFEYEGYLMSDHFSRDSRTTFECVDAEPEYVDGESADSQGALFLFNRALCNK, from the exons ATGCATGCctatacacaaataaatatcTGGG GCTTTGCTGGAGGAGCTCCATGGCAAAATTCAGGAGGAGGAGGCAACTACCAATGCATGGTGTATGATGCTGAATATAACTGTCACAATTCAGTCAGCACCACTGGCTTTGTAGCAGGTGGGGAATATGACACATTCAGTGTTGGTGTATTCAGCAGTTCTGCTCATAAACAAAATACCCCGTGTGCCATCTGCCATGCCACAACCAGATCATCTACAATCATGGTTCCAGGTAAAAGAAGCTGTCCTGACAATGAGTGGACATTTGAATATGAAG GCTACTTGATGTCTGACCATTTCAGCCGTGATAGTAGAACAACATTTGAGTGTGTTGATGCTGAGCCAGAATATGTAGATGGAGAAAGTGCTGATAGCCAAGGTGCACTTTTTCTCTTCAACAGAGCTCTCTGTAACAAATGA